The following coding sequences are from one Capsicum annuum cultivar UCD-10X-F1 chromosome 3, UCD10Xv1.1, whole genome shotgun sequence window:
- the LOC107866621 gene encoding uncharacterized protein LOC107866621, producing MEESIKDIVDFVKEGRLRRAEKEKQKKRDEDEGVQVQSRHSATRVVCDDSDIEEALLDATALEQASINANEVMIPEVTAVVENKNLNEDNEDKEQEKNKEAVGEEENKADGSAGVEMVDHDEGRKDEEDKNKKSVCE from the exons ATGGAGGAGTCGATCAAGGACATCGTTGATTTTGTGAAAGAGGGGAGGCTGAGGAGAGCAGAAAAGGAGAAgcaaaagaagagagatgaagatGAAG GTGTGCAGGTGCAAAGTCGGCATTCAGCGACGAGGGTTGTCTGCGATGACAGCGACATTGAGGAAGCGCTCCTTGATGCAACAGCTTTGGAACAGGCCTCGATCAATGCTAATGAGGTGATGATCCCTGAGGTTACAGCTGTTGTAGAGAATAAAAATCtcaatgaagacaatgaagataaagaacaagaaaaaaataaagaagctgttggtgaagaagaaaataaagctgATGGATCAGCTGGTGTGGAGATGGTGGATCATGACGAAGGCAGGaaggatgaagaagataaaaataagaaaagtgttTGTGAATAA